The DNA window ACACACCAAGCCGCCTTGCGCTGCTCTCATTTTAAATCCCACCTGACGGTTCAACCTAATCGCAAAGTGCTCTAGAGGACCTTGGAGCGCACAAATCTGTCCCCCCACGCGGGATGCGCTCTCAGGAGCGCGAATTGTCAAAATCAACTTTTCATCGCGATTTCGAGAGCATGCAGGCCAACCGCTACGATGATTCCGGTAAAGACCAATCCGGTGAAGGCAATGGCGATTGCCAAGGTCCTCGTAATAACGCGGGAAGGACGAAAGTCTCCGTAGCCTACCGTTGTAGCAGTAACGAAGCAGAAATAGAGGGACTCCGATCGGCTCCAGCCTTCCATGTGGCCAATACGAAATCCGAGACTCGCGATAATTCCACCCAAGAGCAAAAGCACCGGGGCAATGGTGTATAGTGCGATAGCGAAAATTTTTAAGAATTCGAAGCTGTTCTGCATAGCAAGAGGAACATGTGCGGTATCGCCTTATCCTGCAAGGTTTGGTGGTCCTGAGGTGTTTGAGCCTTTGCGGTCAACCGGCGCTGGACTGACTTTCGGGTTTTCTGGAATCATTTTGGCAAAGTGGCGATGCGGGAAATCTGGCTTTTTCTTTTTTTGTTGGATGAAGTGGCTTGAGCTTCTGTTGCGGATTCCTCCCGCTCCTGTTTGCCAGTTCAAGGCTTTCGCGCTCAGTCGTCTCTCATGATGGCAAAAAACAGTAGTAGGGTAGCGTTGATTGGAGGAATCACTGGAGGAGTGGGCTCGTCGCTTGCGGAGAAGTTTGTCGAAGAGGGCTGGCAAGTAGCAGGATACGGCCGCTCGGAGGAGCGCCTCCGCAGCTTTGTCGAAGAGAGTCCCGACGCTTCTGTTTATCAGGCAGACGCAACGGATTCAGCTCAAGTGGATGCGGTTGTGGAGAAACTGCTGGAGAAAACGGGTCGCATCGACGCCTATGTTCATTGTGTCGGCTCTATTTTACTCAAGCCCGCACACAGCTGCTCTGATGAAGACTTTGACCAGACGATCAATCTGAACCTGCGCTCTGCGTTTTTCGGTTTGCGGGCGGCGGTCCGTCCAATGCTTAAGGGAGATGGGGGAGCGATCACTTTGGTGAGCTCGGTTGCGTCCCTCGCTGGGCTCCCTAATCATGAGGCGATTGGCGCGGCGAAGGGAGGGATCAACGGTTTGGTCCGAAGCGCGGCTTCCACCTATGCAAACAAAGGGATTCGCGTGAACGCGGTGGCACCCGGGATGGTCGAGACCGGAATGGCAAAGCCGCTGCTGGGATCTGAGCAGGCGAAGAGGCTGTCTGCTTCGATGCACCCTCTGGGGAGAGCGGGATTACCGGGAGACGTTAGCTCGGCACTCTTCTTCCTTTCTCAGCCTGAAAACTCTTGGATTACCGGACAGATTTGGTCGGTGGATGGCGGGATGGGGCATGTCCGTCAGCGAGTGAAGGCATAGCACTCCTGTGGACCCCGTTAGTCAGGCGACGGCTGGGGCTTTGGTTGCTCTCGCACTATCCCGCCCAAGGGAGACCGGGCGTGCGTTTCTGCTGGGTGCAGTTGCGGGTGCGGCCCCAGACCTGGATATCCTGATTGAGTCAGCCTCGGATCCCCTGCTCGGGCTGGAGTATCACCGGCATTTTACCCACTCATTGTTAGTGGCCCCGATGATCGGCTTGCTGGTTGTGTTTGCCTTTCGGGTCTTTCCGCGAATGCGACAACTTCCCTATCGACGGGCCGCTCTCTACGGCATAGCTGGATCTTTCTCCCACGGACTGCTGGATGCCTGCACGAGCTACGGAACTCGTCTTTACTGGCCGTTCTCTCAGTATCGGGAATCCTGGGACACAATCTCGGTCATCGATCCGATCTTTACGATCCCGCTGATTCTTTTGGTTCTGGGGAGTCTGTTATTTCGGTCACCAGTCTGGTCTCGGGTGGGCCTGTTGTTTGCGATCGGCTACTTGTCGTTTGGCTTTTTCCAGCGGGAAAGGGCAGCCTCGTTTGCGCGTGATCTTGCAGCGAGCCGTGGTCATGTCGTTGATCTCGTAACAGCCCGTCCTTCCTTTGCAAACCTCTTGCTCTGGCGAATCGTATATGAGAGCGAAGGAATTTATCATGTGGATGCAGTCTCACTCGGTTTTTTGAGGGAGCCGGTCCTTTATGAGGGCGGGACTGTCGGGGCATTTTCCGAAGCTGAGGCAGATCAACTCGCCGATCCTGAAAGTGTTCTTGCAGACGATATCGAGAGGTTTCGGCATTTTTCCCAAGGGTTCCTTTATCGCTGGCCCGATGACCCAGAGATCGTCGGTGACCTTCGTTATGCGATGATGCCGGATTCGATGCGTCCGCTTTGGGGGATTCGCCTCGACCCCTCCCGGCCTGAGGATCACGTATCAATCGAGTATTTCAGGGAGCTGGATAGCGACTCGTTTCAAAGGCTGTGGGACATGATTCGCGGGAGGCCTGTGGGGAGGTTGAATGCCGGAACTTGATACGATCCTCTGGGTCACCGGTTGGCTAACTTGATTTCACGGTAGGAAGAGGCTTTATGCCTCGAAGGGTCTCGGAATTCTCTGACCTTTGATCGAGGGATAGACCGTCTTTCTACGTATCCTGAGTCTCCCCACGGTCATGCCAACGGTGAAACGAACTATCGTTTTCTTTGCCGAAAAGTTCCATGCGACGTGCGGTATAGAATCATATCGGCTTCAGCCTCCGCCCCTCTGGAATGCTCTGGGTAGTCACTCAGGTTACTCTTCAGAAACACTTCAAGAGCTTTCTTGATCGAGTAAGAACGGTTGTCGATATCGCGGGAGAGGCGGGTGTTGAGTTGGACCCGCCAATGACTTTCTACCAGAATGAATAGGCCAAAAGAGTTGCGGAGCGGTAGGTGGGCAGCAATTTCGCCTTCGCAGAGGAGGTTTCGCACCGGTGGAACTGTCTCCGTGGCGGTCGCTTCTCCCGCGATTGAGTCGAAGACCGGGCGATCGAACGCCTGGCCGTTGCGAGCCTTATCCAAGTCCCGATTTAAGCGCTCTAGATCGTTTCCTTGCGGATGAGAGCCCAGAATTCCATGCGGCGCCCTGACGTGTCGGGGAAGACGATAGTCGTCGAGAGGGAGGATGGCAGTCTGTGGAATCTTCTCCACCAACCAATGGGCTACACTGGATTTTCCTGCGCCGCCGGGTCCTCCGATACCGATAAGTCGGGTTCGGTTTGCTTCTTTTCCAGAGAGAAGTTGTTCCAGTTCTGGCCAAATCTTTTCCAGGCTCTCTAAAGCCTTTCTCGGTATCGGATGCATACACTCAGTTCTCTAGAACCGGGTCGCAGGTACTTCTCTTACCGATGGATCGACGTCGAAATAGTCCTCTGGGCGGAATCCGAATGCAGAGGCAATTAGGCTGGAGGGAAACTGCTCACATTTGTTCCGGTAGTCGCGCACGTTTCCATTGAAGAAGCGGCGGGCGGCCTGTATCCGATCTTCCGTGACGGAAAGCTCCTCCTGAAGCTGTAGAAAGTTCTTATCGGCTTTCAAGTCCGGGTACGCCTCAGCGCGGGCAAGCAGCTGGGTCACGCCGCGGGACATTTCCTGCTCGGCAGGAGCCTTGGCTCCCGGGGTCCCGGTGGATCGCATACAGCGGTCCCGTGCCATCGTTACTTTCTCCAAAACTTCTCTCTCGTGTGCCGCATAGGCTTTGACAGTGCTTACCAGATTGGGGATCAGGTCATAGCGTCGCTTAAGCTCGGTATCGATGTTGCTGGCAGCTTCGCGGATGTGATTCCGCAGGGAGACTAACCCATTGTATTGAAGAATCGCCCAGATCACCGGAAGGAGAATGACGAGGACGACTATGATTAGAGTGACCTGGCTTCCTCCCATTAGGGTCGATTCTCTTTTTCAAAAAGATAGGATGGCATGAGGCTAAGCATGTGGATCAGCCGGTCGAGGTTCTTTCCCCAGAGTTCAGGTGCTAGCCGTCTAGAAAAGGTAATTGCCATCCATGCCCCTTCGACCTCGATGTTCAGGTCTTCTTCGTCGAGGAGATAGTCGATCATACGGGCGTTGCAGAAATCGTAGGCGAACTTCTTATCCCGGCTTTTTACCGCGTAGCGTTTGGAAAACTCAACGGATTCAAAATCGATGTCGTCGAAACCAAGAGTTTGGGCGATCTTTTGGAAAAAGCCTTCCCGGTAGATTCTGAGCTCGGGAAACGTACCGGGAAGCAGCAGAAGAAAACACGTGCCGTAATAGTGTCGCGTCTGCCGCCGTCCTTTCGAGTCAGTGCTCCGGGTTTCGTAGTGGAAGTCGAAGGCCTCGACCTTGTGCCCGTCCAGTGTGCCATTCACGCGGTTCAGGAGAAAGCGATTGCTGCCCTTGCGGATCGGATCGATGAATTCGAACTGACGCACAGCACTCCGATCCTTATCCGGGCTAAAGGTAAGCCCTTTCTCAGCAGCAAAAGCAAGCAGTGCCTCCCGTCTCTTTTTTTGCTGAAGCCAGCCGAAATAGGCGATCACCCCGAAGACAAGAACGGCGATGATTATGAGAAGAACAGGACTCATCAAACGTCAACGTTGGGGAGATAGGGCCAGGGGTGCGAGAAGGAAAAAAGTGGAAGTGAGGAAGTGGTTAGGAGTCAGAATTGAGATGACAGAATACTGGTGGTGGAATCGAAATCGGTATCGGAATCGAAATCAAATTCGGGTAGGGCGTGGGCTCTGACAAGCCGGGCTGTTCATAGAATAGACCCGGCTATTAGTCTACCACCGAGAGGCTTGTCAC is part of the Verrucomicrobiota bacterium genome and encodes:
- a CDS encoding metal-dependent hydrolase, with the protein product MDPVSQATAGALVALALSRPRETGRAFLLGAVAGAAPDLDILIESASDPLLGLEYHRHFTHSLLVAPMIGLLVVFAFRVFPRMRQLPYRRAALYGIAGSFSHGLLDACTSYGTRLYWPFSQYRESWDTISVIDPIFTIPLILLVLGSLLFRSPVWSRVGLLFAIGYLSFGFFQRERAASFARDLAASRGHVVDLVTARPSFANLLLWRIVYESEGIYHVDAVSLGFLREPVLYEGGTVGAFSEAEADQLADPESVLADDIERFRHFSQGFLYRWPDDPEIVGDLRYAMMPDSMRPLWGIRLDPSRPEDHVSIEYFRELDSDSFQRLWDMIRGRPVGRLNAGT
- a CDS encoding potassium channel family protein, producing MQNSFEFLKIFAIALYTIAPVLLLLGGIIASLGFRIGHMEGWSRSESLYFCFVTATTVGYGDFRPSRVITRTLAIAIAFTGLVFTGIIVAVGLHALEIAMKS
- a CDS encoding LemA family protein yields the protein MGGSQVTLIIVVLVILLPVIWAILQYNGLVSLRNHIREAASNIDTELKRRYDLIPNLVSTVKAYAAHEREVLEKVTMARDRCMRSTGTPGAKAPAEQEMSRGVTQLLARAEAYPDLKADKNFLQLQEELSVTEDRIQAARRFFNGNVRDYRNKCEQFPSSLIASAFGFRPEDYFDVDPSVREVPATRF
- a CDS encoding SDR family oxidoreductase, whose translation is MMAKNSSRVALIGGITGGVGSSLAEKFVEEGWQVAGYGRSEERLRSFVEESPDASVYQADATDSAQVDAVVEKLLEKTGRIDAYVHCVGSILLKPAHSCSDEDFDQTINLNLRSAFFGLRAAVRPMLKGDGGAITLVSSVASLAGLPNHEAIGAAKGGINGLVRSAASTYANKGIRVNAVAPGMVETGMAKPLLGSEQAKRLSASMHPLGRAGLPGDVSSALFFLSQPENSWITGQIWSVDGGMGHVRQRVKA